The Deltaproteobacteria bacterium DNA segment GTGGAGGCTCAACCCCAACAATCGGGGCGTCTTCCCCACACACGTGGGGGTGAACCGGCGGCGGGGCCTTCAATCCCGTATTCCCCCAAGTCTTCCCCACACACGTGGGGGTGAACCGGGTTGTCACCGTTTCGGCGATGGACGGGCAAAGTCTTCCCCACACACGTGGGGGTGAACAGCCGTTCCCTTTTCAACTTTCAACGGAATCCGGGACAGGCTCTTGACCGTGCGCAGCGATAACGGCTCGCAGCCCTGCTCCAGGCATTTCGTCGAGTTTCTCGGGGCCCGCGGCGTGCGCGGGCAATACACCGGCTACGACGCGCCCGACGACAACGCCTTCGTCGAGCGTGTCATCCGAACGATCAAGGAAGAAGAAATCTGGCCCAACAGCTACGACACCTGGTCCGAGGCCCACGAGGCCATCGACCGATACATACGCTGGTATAACGAGGATCGTATCCACTCGGCGATCGACTACCGAACGCCGTGCGAGGTCGAAGCCGAATGGATCAAA contains these protein-coding regions:
- a CDS encoding transposase — protein: MTVRSDNGSQPCSRHFVEFLGARGVRGQYTGYDAPDDNAFVERVIRTIKEEEIWPNSYDTWSEAHEAIDRYIRWYNEDRIHSAIDYRTPCEVEAEWIKLMAA